ATTTTGTGTCTCCTTGCTCTTTGCAATGTTTTGCAAAAGTTCATTGACCGCTAAGACCGCATTGGAGAAGCGCTCGGGCATGCTCGTCAAATCTTTTTTGGCTTGTTCGCGGTATTCTTTAGGAATGGCATTCAGCATATCGCGCACGATGGCTTCTGCGCGCCGCATGGAAATCGCGTCAAAGTTTCCTGTTGAGAAGGGATAACGTGGCTCGTTACGCAGAAATTCTGCCGAGTATCCTCGCATATCATGTGCAGCGCCGCTGTAGCCATATCCGCCTTGCGAGGCAGCAGTGCCCTCTTGAGCACTGGCGCGCATTTGCTTCATGCGTTCTAACAAGCTATCGCCATAGATGCGTGTAAAGTTTGACATCATCGTAGGAAATGGAGCAAGATCCGGTTCAGGTTCTGGTTCAACGAGCACGAACGGTTTCATCTCGACCACTGTCTTAGCCTGCTCGAGCAGTTTAGCGGCTAGGTCATCAGGAATTTCGCCTAAAAAACTTTTGCCAAGTGCTGCTTCAATTTCACTTTCAAGCGTGAAGTGTAGAAGCATCAACGTTTTAACTTCACTGAGTGGCACAAAATCAAAGATGAGATAAAGCGGGTCTTTGCCTGCGCGTGAAATTGTAAAATTCAGGGTAGCGAAATCTTGGTCTTTTTCGCGCGTGTCAATAGAGACTGCGCCTAAGTTAAATCGATCCAGATAGTCTTTGCTGATGCCGCGCGCCCAGAGGTAGACGGACTTGTTGGAGAAAATTAAATAGTCGTGAAAGGATAGACCGCCAACGCGTTCATTTTTAGCTTCGTAGAAAATCCCGTCAAAAAAGGCAATCGGCTCTTCGGTGGCACGCAGGAGTTTCTTGGTGAAAAACTCTTTAATGTGAGCTGCGTCGGTATGCCTGGCGGCATAGAGATTGACTTCGTTCATAGTTACTCCTTACTGCATTTGTGGTTGCGTAAAGTCCTCTTGGGCTTAGCGCATAACTTGTGGCATGTCGGCGCAGGGTGCATGACGCTCTGCGTGAGCAGAGCAGTGATGCAAAGATGCAGCAAAGCAGCAGTGCAGGTAGGGTTGAGCCTCATCGCACCGCTGCTTGCGTGCAAATCGCTGCGTTACTTGCTAAATCGCTCCGTGATTTCTTTATCACGTGCAGCGGTTGCGCCTGATTGTGCAAACGGCGATGAGCCGCGTATCATGCCACTTCCGCCTGTCAAGCCGCCATAAAGATTTTGATTCAGACGCAGGGTACCTTTGGCGAGGGCATCAAAGATTTGCCCGCCTGTGTACCAGTGTCCTTCAAACATGTACTCTGAAATGCGTCCAATGCTGATGAGTACATCAGTAATGACGCCGCCTCCACCTGCTGGCATAGTTTGTTTCCTCCTAAGATTTAGTTAGTAGAATTCTACCAATGAAAAAGAACAGGTACTACAACATGGTTCTATGCGCCTTCACCGTTGTCAGGAGCAGCTTTCGCTGCCGCTTTTGGTGCAGGCTTGACGGGAATCGTCGCCGATTTCTTTTCTGCAGCGGGTGCATCGCTCGCACGAACCACTTTGTCGGTACGCACATTCAGACCAAGAATAGCGTCAAGCGATTTTGCCCCAAGTTTTTCGCTAGCACCTGGACGAGTAAAGTCTGCAAAACCGTAACTCGTATCAGCAATCGCCTGAAACGTGTTCGTGAGCGTATGAAAAACCGTATCAATCGCGCCCAGCACCAAGAATGTAGCTTGCTCGGCGAGGTCCATCTTCTTGAACTCTTGCTCGAATTTGGCTTTGTCTAATGCCATAGTGTGCTCTGTCCTTTCTAGGTTTCAATTCATTTCATACCTCAGACGACTTAGGCTTTTGCCTTATCATCTTTTTTAGGCTCTTCTCGCTTCGTGGCTTGCGAAACCGTCTTTTGCACAGTGTCGACGACATTAGCGGTAACCTCGGTGGCTTTAGTGGCAACATCACCAACGGTTTTTGCCACATCCACCGTTACGGCATCGACGCTCTTTGCCACATCTTTGACGACTGTGCCAGCGGCTTTTGTGGCATCTTTAACGGTGATCACAACGCGATTGACGGTTTGCGCCGTAGCATCAGAGGCGGTGCCACCCGATACGCCAAAGTTCTGTGCCACGGAACCCACCACATTAGATGCGCTTTCAACGACATCACCAATTAAATTCAGCGTACCTACAATGCCTGACTGAACAGTCATCACACTTGCTTCAGCAAGAAACGCTACCCGATTAGGTAAATCGAGTTGTTTAAATTCTTCGCGAAGTTTTTGATACGATTCCGTCATGGTTTGCTTCTCCTTTTGAAGTTGTTTTAAGGTTTGTAACGCCGATTAAAGCTTACACGGCATTGCTAAGTGAAATCTCGCTCGCATTAGGACTAGAAGAATTGGCTACGAATGGAATGACGAGCCATTTATCGCGTAGCGAGGCGTCTCCGGGCTCTACGCCCGTCAGAGCAATCGGCAGGGTTAAGACCTTGCGCTGATTGCCCAACTGAATAAAGAGTTCATCGCCTGAGACCCAACTATCAATTTCATCAGGATTGGCAAATGGCAGTTTCAGCATCACTTCAAAAGTATCCCCATTACGCGCGAAGCGAATGGGCGACTCGCAATACATCATCTCTGCTGGATTTTGCTCACCGTAGATGTCATATGCCAAGCGCTCCAGAGCCTGCAAGCCCACGACTTCATCATCGTAGAGTCGCGCTTTGCGAATTGGCAAGGGCGCAAAGGCTTCATCAATTTCACGCAAGTAACGTTGCTGCACACCTTTCCACTTCTCAAGGTAGCCGCTGCTTTCACGCTCATCGAGCAGCTTATTGACCACCACCATATCAACCTTGAAGCCATAGAGATTGAGATACGTCAAGGCACGCATGGTTTCTTTGATGACCATTTTCTCGGCATTCATCACCAGACGCACTGAGGCCGTTTGGGGATCAGAGAGAATGCCTTTGATGCTCTCGAGTTCTTCGAACATGCGGTCCACGGTTTGCATCACTTCTTCTTTGGGCACGAAGGTTTGCAGTTTGTCCGACATCTTAGCAAGCGGGCGCGCTACAGGCTTGAGCACGAATTTTTCCACCAACCGCGCAGCTTTGACGCCCCATGTGAGCATTTCTGGCAACGAAAGCAGGCGAAGTGTCTCGCCCGTTGGCGCCGTGTCTAAAATGAGCGCATCATATTTGCCTGACTGCTTGTAGCGTTTGACGCGCATCAGTGAAAAAAGCTCTTCCATGCCAGGCAAAATGGTCATTTCATCGACCATAATCCCTTGCGCACCTTGTGCCATCAAGATGCCAGCAAAGTATTGCTGTACAATCTCCCAATTGTCTTTAAGATCAACATAAGCGTTGACTTCAATGGCATAAAGATTTTCTCGCACTCGCTTAACTTCTGAGGAGAGCGGTACATCAAAAGAATCAGATAAACTATGCGCTGGGTCAGTCGACATCACCAGCGTCTTCAAGCCAAGTTCAGATAGGCGCAGCGCTGTGGCAGCTGCCACACTCGTCTTTCCTACGCCACCCTTACCGGTAAAGGTTATCACTCTCATACTTCTCTCTGGCAGTTGAATGTTTTTTTGCGCACCGAGCCTTAACCCTAATGCGCATGACTTCTTTTCAGATATTCGCTCAAGATGCAGTTACACTTCACATAAGCACACTGGCAGCCGTCACAACAAATTTTTCAGAAGTCAAATCGGACACGCCGACCGCCACAACAATTTTTCAGAAATAAATTAGCCGTTCTTTTTTCGCCAGCCAATGAAAAAATGCTGGAGAGCAGCGGTTTTGCCTGATTCTCCAAGCGCCGCTAAACCTTGTATTTACAAGTGATTTCAGATAGTGAAACTGTAAATCGACCAAATCGACTTTTCAAAGCTAGGCTTACGATTTTGCTCTGACCATGAGTGCAATTGGATTTTGCAGTCGCATCGGAGTAGTTGGCATGAGCTTAAGGGTAAGGAAAGTGAAAGAGGGTTATTTCATTTGTGTGCTAAATTTCGCTGCTAGTGCAAGCTCGATCACGCAACTTTGATAACCGAGATATGACAATTACTGCAATGACCGCTCAAGCCTACCGCCCCGAGCGTATCAAGCTCTTCATTGATGGAGAGTATCGCTTTTCGCTCTCGCTGAAGCTTGTCGCATCGCTAGGCTTGAAAGTGGGACAGCAGCTCAGCGCAGAAGAAACCGCAACGCTGCAAACCGCTGCTGCGCTCGATGACGCACAAAATGCGATGTATGCAATGCTGGCGCGCCGTGCGCACAGTCGCAAAGAACTGACACAAAAACTGCGACGCAAAGGCTTTGCTGATGAGACAATTGCGCAGGCTCTGCAAAAGGCGGAGGCACAGGGTCTGATTGACGATCAAGCCTTTGCAGAAACATTCGTGCGTCGACGTCGGCGACAAACTGAGCTTGGGACGCGCAAACTCCAAGCGGAACTCTATCAGAAAGGTATCTCGCGTCATATTGTCCAGCGTACATTATCCGACATGGAAAAGGATGAGGAGGCGCTCTGCTACGCTGCTGCTGAAAAAAAGTGGAAGCGTTGCAAAAAGAACCTGATGCACAAAAACGCCGACGCAAACTATTCGACTTTCTGCTGCGGCGCGGGTTTGAGTGGGAGGTTATTCAGCGCGCAACAGCTACATTGCTGCGCGCAAATGATGCGGAACATTAGACATATTTTGCCCATCTTGAACAGGGCTTTGCAAAATGCGTTGTGCTGTTGCACATTGCAGTGTTGCGTAACTTAAGTTCGCAAACGATTACAAAATATGATTCAAGCCATTTCCTTTGAGCATCGTCGGCTCACATATCTCGACCAGCGTTTTTTGCCGCTCAAAGAAAGCTATGTGCATACCAAAGACTACCGCAAAGCAATTGATGCTATCAAAACGCTGGCAATTCGTGGTGCGCCGCTGATTGGCATCGCAGCAGGCTATGCTGTGGTATTGGCTCTGGCGGCTTACAAAGGCAAAAAAAGCGCCCTCAAAAAGTACTTCCATCGTGTCCTGTCCGAAATTAACGCGGCCCGTCCAACCGCAGTAAATCTGTTCTGGGCGACAGCACGCATGCGCACCGTCTTTGAGCGCAGCTTTGATGAGCATGACATTCCTGCCATCGTCGAGGCACTCAGTGCTGAAGCCAAAGCCATTCATCAAGCTGAAATTGAAAACTGTGCTGCAATTGCACGCTATGGTGTGGAGATTCTACGCCGAGATTTTGCACACGTGCTGCGCTATCAACGCCTGACCGTACTCACACACTGCAATACAGGCACGCTTGCTACAGGCGGTATTGGCACAGCACTGGGTGTCATCAAACAGGCTTACCTTGAAGGTCTGATTGAGAAAGTCTATGTCTCTGAAACACGTCCGCT
The [Chlorobium] sp. 445 DNA segment above includes these coding regions:
- a CDS encoding bacteriochlorophyll c-binding protein; the encoded protein is MPAGGGGVITDVLISIGRISEYMFEGHWYTGGQIFDALAKGTLRLNQNLYGGLTGGSGMIRGSSPFAQSGATAARDKEITERFSK
- a CDS encoding chlorosome protein C; translation: MTESYQKLREEFKQLDLPNRVAFLAEASVMTVQSGIVGTLNLIGDVVESASNVVGSVAQNFGVSGGTASDATAQTVNRVVITVKDATKAAGTVVKDVAKSVDAVTVDVAKTVGDVATKATEVTANVVDTVQKTVSQATKREEPKKDDKAKA
- the mtnA gene encoding S-methyl-5-thioribose-1-phosphate isomerase; this encodes MIQAISFEHRRLTYLDQRFLPLKESYVHTKDYRKAIDAIKTLAIRGAPLIGIAAGYAVVLALAAYKGKKSALKKYFHRVLSEINAARPTAVNLFWATARMRTVFERSFDEHDIPAIVEALSAEAKAIHQAEIENCAAIARYGVEILRRDFAHVLRYQRLTVLTHCNTGTLATGGIGTALGVIKQAYLEGLIEKVYVSETRPLLQGLRLTTFELEKEEIPYEVISDSSAGFLFQREMIDFVITGADRIAANGDTANKIGTYTHAVQAAFHRRRLYIAAPLSTFDLSLSTGANIVIERRDGSELTSIYGRRVAPSKTPVLNYAFDITPASLISAIITDKGVCEPDFKHSIARLSVQSNAYQHD
- a CDS encoding arsenic-transporting ATPase, producing the protein MRVITFTGKGGVGKTSVAAATALRLSELGLKTLVMSTDPAHSLSDSFDVPLSSEVKRVRENLYAIEVNAYVDLKDNWEIVQQYFAGILMAQGAQGIMVDEMTILPGMEELFSLMRVKRYKQSGKYDALILDTAPTGETLRLLSLPEMLTWGVKAARLVEKFVLKPVARPLAKMSDKLQTFVPKEEVMQTVDRMFEELESIKGILSDPQTASVRLVMNAEKMVIKETMRALTYLNLYGFKVDMVVVNKLLDERESSGYLEKWKGVQQRYLREIDEAFAPLPIRKARLYDDEVVGLQALERLAYDIYGEQNPAEMMYCESPIRFARNGDTFEVMLKLPFANPDEIDSWVSGDELFIQLGNQRKVLTLPIALTGVEPGDASLRDKWLVIPFVANSSSPNASEISLSNAV